A portion of the Pedobacter cryoconitis genome contains these proteins:
- a CDS encoding dipeptidase: protein MQEIKKYVEDNKQRFLDELFELLRFPSVSADPKYKGDVLKTAAFVAEKLKEAGADKVEICETAGYPIIYGEKIIDAALPTVLIYGHYDVQPADPLELWHTPPFEPTVRDGKIYARGACDDKGQFYMHVKAFELMMKTNTLACNVKFMIEGEEEVGSSNLGVFVKANTERLKADVVLISDTSMISMENPSIETGLRGLAYMEVEVTGPNRDLHSGVYGGAVANPITILCKMIASLHDENNHITIPAFYDKVVDLTADEKAALNSAPFDLNDYKKDLDINAEWGEKGYSTLERTGTRPTLEVNGIWGGYIGEGAKTVLPSKASAKISMRLVPHQSSDEISAIFQQHFESIAPDFVKVKVTAHHGGEPVVTPTDSIAYRAAEKAILTSFGKKPIPTRGGGSIPIVALFEDVLGIKSVLLGFGLDSDALHSPNEKYDIFNYYKGIETLPLFHKYFAELSK, encoded by the coding sequence ATGCAAGAGATCAAAAAATATGTAGAAGACAACAAGCAACGCTTTTTAGACGAGTTGTTTGAATTATTACGTTTTCCTTCAGTAAGTGCAGACCCAAAATATAAAGGTGATGTATTGAAAACCGCTGCTTTTGTTGCGGAGAAACTGAAAGAAGCGGGTGCAGATAAAGTGGAGATTTGTGAGACTGCCGGATATCCTATCATATATGGAGAGAAAATTATTGATGCAGCATTACCTACTGTTTTAATTTATGGTCATTATGATGTGCAGCCAGCAGATCCATTGGAATTATGGCATACCCCTCCTTTTGAGCCTACTGTTCGTGATGGTAAAATCTATGCACGGGGTGCTTGTGATGATAAAGGACAGTTTTATATGCATGTGAAGGCTTTTGAATTGATGATGAAAACCAATACACTGGCTTGTAATGTGAAGTTTATGATTGAGGGGGAAGAAGAAGTAGGTTCCAGCAACCTTGGTGTTTTCGTTAAAGCGAATACTGAACGTTTGAAAGCTGATGTCGTGTTAATTTCTGATACTTCTATGATCAGCATGGAAAATCCTTCTATTGAAACCGGATTACGTGGTTTAGCTTACATGGAAGTGGAAGTGACAGGTCCGAACAGAGATCTTCATTCGGGTGTTTATGGTGGAGCTGTTGCTAATCCAATCACTATTTTATGTAAAATGATTGCTTCTTTACATGATGAGAATAACCATATTACTATTCCTGCTTTTTATGATAAAGTGGTGGATTTAACAGCGGATGAAAAAGCTGCTTTAAATTCGGCTCCTTTTGACTTGAACGATTATAAAAAAGACCTTGATATCAATGCTGAATGGGGTGAGAAAGGGTATTCTACTTTAGAACGTACAGGTACAAGACCAACCTTAGAGGTAAACGGTATCTGGGGTGGTTATATTGGTGAGGGTGCTAAAACAGTATTGCCTTCTAAAGCAAGCGCTAAAATTTCTATGCGCCTGGTGCCTCACCAGAGTTCAGATGAAATATCTGCTATTTTCCAGCAGCATTTTGAAAGTATCGCCCCTGATTTTGTGAAGGTAAAAGTTACTGCACATCATGGTGGTGAGCCGGTAGTTACACCAACTGATAGTATTGCTTACCGTGCTGCTGAAAAAGCGATCTTAACTAGTTTTGGTAAAAAGCCAATTCCAACAAGAGGCGGTGGTAGTATTCCTATCGTTGCTTTGTTTGAAGATGTGCTGGGTATTAAATCTGTTTTGTTAGGCTTTGGTCTTGACAGTGATGCTTTACACTCACCAAATGAGAAATATGATATCTTCAATTACTATAAAGGA
- a CDS encoding helix-turn-helix domain-containing protein translates to MAKATFKKRRNQEAILIVGNNVRKLRKIKGWTISEFAFKCGVDPHQISRIELGLTDSNITMLTLIAKKLEVDIRLFFKRYEE, encoded by the coding sequence ATGGCTAAAGCAACTTTTAAGAAAAGGCGAAATCAAGAGGCAATCTTAATCGTTGGGAACAATGTCAGGAAATTGCGAAAAATTAAAGGCTGGACAATTTCTGAATTCGCCTTCAAGTGCGGCGTAGACCCTCACCAGATCAGCAGGATAGAGCTTGGGTTGACGGATTCGAATATTACGATGCTGACGCTGATTGCCAAAAAATTAGAAGTCGATATCCGTCTTTTTTTTAAAAGGTACGAGGAGTAG